One window from the genome of bacterium encodes:
- a CDS encoding aldo/keto reductase, translating into MQTRRLGKEGPEITVLGLGSWVFSGAGGLGLGPADDQESIRTVHHALGSGINWIDTAPIYGMGHSEEVTGRALRSWKAREDVYIFTKCGLTWPAGGGPAALAAVKRDLRPASIRAECEQSLRRLGIERIDLYQFHWPDDATGTAVEDSWGVMAELIGEGKVRWGGVSNFDAVLLERCEAIRHVDSNQVPLNLINRAALAQTIPWCAAHGTGVITYGPLATGLLTGTLDRSRIGDLTEDDRRRSLPRFQEPALSANLAFVESLRETARRLRAGLPPLAVAWVVSRPGVTGAICGARRPDQVDGWLPAAGLPLSDADLAEIDAVISRSGI; encoded by the coding sequence GTGCAAACGCGGCGGCTCGGCAAGGAAGGGCCGGAGATCACGGTTCTCGGCTTAGGATCCTGGGTGTTCAGCGGCGCCGGCGGGCTTGGGCTGGGGCCGGCCGACGATCAAGAGTCGATCCGCACGGTGCACCATGCGCTCGGGTCCGGTATCAACTGGATCGACACCGCGCCCATCTACGGAATGGGGCATTCCGAAGAGGTCACCGGCCGCGCCCTCCGTTCCTGGAAGGCGCGCGAGGACGTCTACATCTTCACCAAGTGCGGCCTGACCTGGCCGGCCGGCGGTGGTCCGGCCGCGCTCGCCGCGGTCAAGCGCGACCTGCGTCCCGCGTCGATCCGCGCGGAGTGCGAGCAGAGCCTCCGGCGCCTCGGCATCGAGCGGATCGACCTCTACCAGTTCCACTGGCCCGACGACGCGACGGGAACGGCTGTCGAGGACTCATGGGGCGTCATGGCGGAGCTGATCGGCGAAGGTAAAGTCCGGTGGGGCGGCGTGTCGAACTTCGACGCCGTGCTGCTGGAACGGTGCGAGGCAATCCGCCACGTCGACTCCAATCAGGTGCCGCTCAACCTGATCAACCGCGCCGCGCTCGCGCAGACGATCCCGTGGTGCGCGGCGCACGGCACGGGCGTCATTACCTACGGGCCGCTCGCGACGGGTCTCCTCACCGGTACGCTGGACCGGAGCCGGATCGGCGATCTCACCGAGGACGACCGGCGCCGGAGTCTGCCCCGCTTCCAAGAACCGGCGCTGTCGGCGAATCTCGCGTTCGTCGAGTCGCTGCGGGAGACGGCGCGCCGGCTTCGCGCCGGCCTGCCGCCGCTGGCGGTCGCCTGGGTGGTCTCCAGACCCGGCGTCACCGGGGCGATCTGCGGTGCGCGGCGGCCGGATCAGGTGGACGGCTGGCTCCCGGCCGCGGGCCTCCCGTTGAGCGACGCGGACTTGGCGGAGATCGACGCCGTCATCAGCCGTTCTGGGATCTAG
- a CDS encoding NAD(P)/FAD-dependent oxidoreductase, with translation MTDAYDAIIVGAGHNGLVCAAYLAKAGLNVLVLERRDIVGGACITEELFPGFRFSACSYYCYLLQTKVIEDLELRRHGFRVSPLDPLKCCLYPDGRALMTWDSVERTQDAIGRFSKRDAEAYPRWVAFWERAASLIHPYFLAPPPTLAELAAGLRTPDDRAFLDRLLTASVEDVVTEFFEDEAIRGAFIHAHDAGDAAAPGSAWCFTYIRSSAFTPRENTGIVLGGMGTITQAMAAAARSYGVTIKTGAAISKILVEDGAAAGVRLADGTEIRARAVASNADPKRTFQQFVDQDHLPADFRRSVGRLKTNTAYFKFHAALSRLPDLSRYFGGDFDVRSLAYTKISPSIEYFKRAWDDANHGRPPRGPVMDIQIPSGYDPTMAPTGKHVMSIWASYAPVHLAEGTWDERRGEIGEHFIDTLAGYAPDIRDCLVDWQLFTPPDIEARVGLTDGNIRHLDIVPSQFLAARPIPGWAHYRTPIKHLYLCGAGTHPGGEVTGAPGHNAARMILVDHTRKAAH, from the coding sequence ATGACCGATGCGTATGACGCGATCATCGTCGGCGCGGGGCACAACGGCCTGGTGTGTGCGGCGTATCTCGCGAAGGCCGGGCTCAATGTGCTCGTCCTGGAGCGCCGGGACATCGTGGGCGGTGCCTGCATCACGGAGGAGCTGTTTCCAGGCTTCCGGTTCTCGGCGTGCTCCTACTACTGCTACCTGCTGCAGACCAAGGTGATCGAAGACCTCGAGCTGCGCCGGCACGGGTTTCGGGTGTCGCCGCTCGATCCGTTGAAGTGCTGCCTCTATCCGGACGGCCGCGCGCTGATGACGTGGGACAGCGTCGAGCGGACGCAGGACGCGATCGGGCGCTTTTCCAAGCGCGACGCGGAGGCCTATCCGCGCTGGGTGGCGTTCTGGGAGCGCGCCGCGAGCCTGATTCACCCATATTTTCTCGCGCCGCCTCCGACGCTCGCCGAGCTGGCGGCCGGGCTGCGCACGCCGGACGATCGGGCGTTTCTTGACCGGCTGCTGACGGCGAGCGTCGAGGACGTGGTCACCGAGTTCTTCGAAGACGAAGCGATTCGCGGCGCGTTCATCCACGCGCACGACGCGGGCGACGCGGCCGCGCCCGGCAGCGCCTGGTGCTTCACGTACATCCGATCGAGCGCGTTCACCCCGCGGGAGAACACCGGCATCGTCCTGGGCGGGATGGGCACCATCACGCAGGCGATGGCGGCGGCGGCGCGGTCTTACGGCGTGACCATCAAGACGGGCGCCGCCATTTCGAAGATCCTCGTCGAAGACGGCGCCGCGGCCGGCGTCCGTCTGGCGGACGGCACGGAGATCCGCGCGCGGGCCGTGGCGTCAAACGCCGACCCCAAGCGCACGTTCCAGCAGTTCGTGGACCAGGACCATCTGCCCGCGGACTTTCGGCGAAGCGTCGGGCGGCTCAAGACCAACACGGCCTACTTCAAGTTCCACGCGGCGCTCAGCCGCCTGCCCGACCTGTCGCGATACTTCGGCGGCGACTTCGATGTGCGCTCCCTCGCCTACACGAAGATCTCGCCCTCGATCGAGTACTTCAAGCGGGCATGGGATGACGCCAATCACGGCCGGCCCCCGCGGGGACCGGTGATGGATATCCAGATCCCATCGGGCTACGACCCGACGATGGCGCCCACCGGCAAACACGTGATGTCGATCTGGGCTTCCTACGCGCCGGTGCACCTGGCGGAAGGGACGTGGGACGAGCGGCGCGGTGAGATCGGCGAGCACTTCATCGACACGCTGGCGGGCTACGCGCCGGACATCCGGGACTGCCTCGTCGATTGGCAGCTTTTCACGCCGCCGGACATCGAAGCGCGCGTCGGTCTCACCGACGGCAACATCCGGCATCTCGACATCGTGCCCAGCCAGTTTCTGGCCGCCCGTCCGATACCCGGCTGGGCGCACTACCGGACGCCGATCAAGCACCTATATCTCTGCGGCGCAGGCACGCACCCGGGCGGAGAAGTCACGGGCGCGCCCGGTCACAACGCGGCGCGGATGATCCTCGTGGATCACACGCGCAAAGCGGCACACTAG
- a CDS encoding amidohydrolase family protein — translation MLLARGAYIVPTFAAYWKLSREGREIGLDQGLVDLAGRVWDRKMEYFMRAAKAGVKFATGTDTGAPRVFHHELALELELMVQVGLTPEQTLRAATVSCADLLGWSDRLGTLTPGKEADVVLLDGNPLDDISATRRIRHVFKAGVHYVPEPPVPPLP, via the coding sequence CTGCTCCTCGCGCGCGGCGCGTACATCGTCCCGACGTTCGCCGCGTACTGGAAGCTGTCTCGCGAAGGGCGCGAAATCGGCCTCGACCAGGGGCTCGTCGACCTCGCCGGGCGGGTGTGGGACAGGAAGATGGAGTATTTCATGCGGGCGGCGAAGGCCGGCGTCAAGTTCGCGACGGGGACCGACACGGGCGCGCCGCGGGTCTTCCACCACGAGCTGGCGCTCGAGCTCGAACTGATGGTGCAGGTCGGGCTGACGCCCGAGCAGACCTTGCGGGCCGCGACGGTGAGCTGCGCCGACCTGCTGGGGTGGTCGGACCGGCTCGGCACGCTGACCCCCGGCAAGGAGGCCGACGTCGTCCTGCTGGACGGGAATCCGCTCGACGATATCAGCGCGACGCGGCGGATCCGTCACGTCTTCAAAGCCGGCGTGCACTACGTTCCCGAACCGCCCGTCCCGCCGCTGCCCTAG